Genomic DNA from Solanum dulcamara chromosome 4, daSolDulc1.2, whole genome shotgun sequence:
CTTGACATTTTCAAAAAGTCCGAACAACACACCGATTTTCTGGAGTAGGGGATCCTATTGTTTCCATAGTTTTATAAAAGGAAAGTCCATCTTGACTGGAGAAATAAAAAAGCAAGAATATGAAacaagaaaagtagttttataAAGGAAAGTCCATCTTGACTGAAGAAATAAAAAGGCAAGAATATGAAACAACAAAAGCTACCAGACATAACATGTTTGGCCAATCTTCTAAAGTTAGCTACAAACAATTTGTGTTTGATCAAGCTTTTAAAAGTGTTTCGAAGTGTATTTTTCTCAGAAGTGCTTTTGGGGAAAGCTGCTTTTTTTTTTAGCTTGATAAATAACTTCTACTAATTCCTAGAAATacttattttctctcaaaatcttgACCAAACACCTCACTTTTTGAAAATAAGCACTTTGGCCTCCCGAAAGTTTGCCCAAACaggctataaataaaaatataaccaAAGCAAATTTTATCACACCAAATTCACTAATCCATTAAATTAATATCATGATCCAAGCCACTCTGGCAAAACTTTACATCAAATAATAGGGGATATTGAGTTTCAACTTTACAAGCAATCTTTACTCAAACAAATGTAGTAATGAATCAAAATGGGGGAGAAAGGAAGGATGAATAAGCAAAGAAAATCACTGAAAAAAACATATCACACAAAGCTAAATTGTTGTTTGTAGCCTTCTACTAATGGGAGAAGCCATGTTCACAGTTCACCCAAAAACTGTACACTTCATGTTCTAGGAGGAAGAGTCATCTTTAATTTAATCTGCaaagaattcaaaatgaaatacGTCAAATAAAAATCTTTTGCATCACCTAAAGCATgggaaaattaataaaaatataaacataaacACAGAAATGGTGAACAAAACTAACAGGGAATTCAACTGATATCCAAAGTGGATTTGGGAGCGAACGAGTTCAAACAGATGATAGTTTCATTTCGAACTTCTGTTTGTGACTGCATTTCCCAAGTCAGAGTCTTTATCAATATCGACATGCAAAATCACTGGTTGAAGAAGGCAGTGGCTTACAATTAGCCAGACTCAAATATCAAAATTTCCATGGTACGAGATTTCAAGAAAGGTTGTCTTAGAAGACAAGAGGTTCATAGAAAACTGATGAATAGCTGTATCTCCAATAATTCATACTAGTACTACCAGCAGAAAATGACCAAAGGTACAGCATAAGATAACAAGTGAAATATGCATGTCATGGATCTTGAATGTGAATTAAGGCCAATGACAGATAATGAAAACACCAGTTTCTAATCACAAAGTTCCAAGGATGAAATagaacaaaatattttgttgttgCAACATCGaagaatttagttttttatatgaAACTGAGGTAACAAAGAATGGGAAAACAGAGCCAATAGTTTGGGAGGCAGGACTCATATCAACAGCAAGCAGGTTAAAGAAGTACTGAATCAAAGTGTTTGAAAGTGAAACGAGTATGGTAGTCAAGTGGAGAATGGAGGAACTGGCGGACCTATAATCCATCGATTtcaaaagctgaaaacagcaAAATTCAAGGTTATGAACATAGCTTGAACATTCATAAGATGATCACCTTTATTTATGCGCAAGTTCACCACTTGATCTATCCAAAATAAAATGCAACTGCCGCAAGTGACCAGCTATCTCCTCAATGAATTGATGTCCCTCGTTTCCATTCCTCAATGAGTTGATGGAATGATCAAGAAAGCTATGTTCTATACCAAGTGCTTCCAGTCTGCTGCTTAAAACTGATAACTCATTTTTCAGACCCTCAAACTCAGAATCTCCATTAGTGCACTGCCCGGATTTGTTCTCATCCCTTCCTTTCTGCAGTGATTCTGGAAACTTGCAAGTAGATCCTTCTTCACCAGAAAGGCTTGTGTCTGTGATTGACTCTAGGGGAACATTTTCCTCTACTTCACCATTACTTCTAGAAGACTCCCTATGGTCCAATTCTTTCGGATTACCTACTTCAACCCATTCTTCTGTTGAAAACTCGCAGTTAACATTAGCAAAGTCTTGACTAGCCTCATGCTTAGAGAGCAAATGGAGCCTTTCTTCCAATTTGTTCAAGCAAAACATAAGTTGCTCCCTTTCACTTTCAAAATCAAGCAAGGGGCTCCTATTATCTATTTTATCCACTCCCGATGGTGTCAAGACCTCACCACTTCTACTTCTGCCTGTGGGATTACGAGCAATTACGTCACCAGGAACAGTCGAACTGTCATCACTGTACACTGTATTAGCTTGCTTAGCTTTAATTGAATCATAACTTGCCTCGAGTGCATCCTCAAAGAGAGCCATATTCCCAAGTTTCTTCTTGTAAAGTTCAAGTTTAGTTTCTAAATCTTGAATCTCTTTCTCCTTCTGCGCAAGAAGATCATTTGCATTCTGCAGTGCTTCGTTGTCATATTCAGCTTGTTCTTCCATCATTCTTAGGCACTGCAAAGCTTCCATGTGTAGTGCTGCCTTCTCCTCCTGCAATCTTGTAATCATTGCCATCGCCTGATTTGCAGCAACTGAGGATGCACTTCTCTCTTCCTCCAACTCTCTATAGAGAGCAGACATTAATTTTCTATCATACTCCACCTGTCGTTTCAAACGATCAGACAAACTCTCACCTTCAATTTCACTCACGGCGCTTCCCTCCAGAGATAAACCAGATTCATTTCTCTCAAGCGAGATCCTTTGATGAAGTATCTGCATTCCAATAGAGCTAGAAGGTTCAAAAGGTCTAATTTCCTCACCATTTACAGACACCCTCGGGCTCATCTCACTCAATATAGAATCGGTACCACGAGCAGCAGACAGTTGTGTAAGTAGGACCTTTAGATCTTCACTCATTCGTGTAGAATCCTTGAATGACCTCTGCTCCAAAAACTTTCCGGATAATTGCCTCCCTTTATTTCCAACGGCCAGCTTATAAGCATCGCCTAGATCAAAAGCATCATCTGAACATAAACTAATCTCATTTGGCTCGGGTTTAGAATCCAATTCTGTTTCACTCTTTGGGATCTCATCACTTTTAGACCTGGAGACTTCCCCAGAATCTTCGACAACTTGGTAGCCCGTCTCACCTGTTGTTGTAGAAAGGACAGCAAGATCAATAAATACAGAAGACAGTGAGGTAAATTATTATAAAAGGTGAAAGATACACTTGATAGACCATCTTCAAATGTACTTAAAGCTATTCAACAGCTCTTTTAGTGTTACATGAAAATCAATACATTGGAAGAAATTGAATTGATTGAGCTGCTGTTATAGCTTCGAAGTTGGAAAATAATTAACAGAAGAAGTAGTTTGGAGATCAAAAACAGAAAAATGTAAATCTATTAgtagtaatttatttttctctaacTTCTTCCTAATTGGAAGTTGAAAGGAGAACAAGAGCCGGTTTAGGACagcaaaaattcaaaaaattactCACTTTGATGCATTTTGATCTGGGGGAAAACAAAGAGATACGGAGCACTAACTTAAATggttaacaagaaaaagaaatggaACAATAAAGATAAAGAACTTACAGGTCTCTCTAGCAACATCAACAAGATTTTCCTTGACATTGCACAACGGATTGACTTCATCGAAAGTTATGAGATCAGATGGGACAGATGCATCAGTCTTCTGTTCAGCTTGCTGCCAGTTAATTTCCTCTGATCCAAGCCCAACAACTGCAGCCGAGGTTGCAATAGATGAAAAATCTCTAGGCTTTAAGTCTATTTCTGGAATAAGAAGTGATGGTTCAGGCACTGAAGCCGAATGTATTAGTTTCTCGGTAGCAAAGTCATCAGTGACGGTAAAAATCTGAGGTTCCGGATGCAAGCATCTATCAGATAAGTTGTCTATAGAATAGTCCCTTGCACGGATTAGAGGCCTAGCACTATCAGTATCCGAATGTCCAGCTTCCGATCCAGAATCAGATATAACCTTTAGCTTTTTgtactccaaatgaggcaaggGAACAGAGACTGATGTCGATGTCTCGTTTTCAATCTCCTTGGTGTCACCCCTCTCTTGTACATTAGTCACAGATAAAGGTGCATCGAGTTCAACTGCATCAGCACAAGAAGATGTAATCTTGAACAATTTTTGTGAATATCCTCTGGAAACACATTCCTCCTTACAACAATAACATTTTCTTACTCCTGATGAACTCCTTGTTTTCTCCTCGAGTAAAGGATCCTCATCAGTTAGGTGAGACTCTGCCCCCAGTTTTCCAACCAGCAATCGGTAGGTTTCAGCATTCGACTTATTTACGGTGGCAAACGAGAAAAGGCAACTCTCACACATCCCATGAACATCAACAAGGTTATTGTGATTATGACAAAGAACTAACGAAGATATCTTATACTTATGATTGGGGCAGATTAATTCCCAGTAAAATCCAGCTCTTTCCTTGCCAAGAACATGATCCAGCCTCGAGCAAAGCAAACATGGAACTTGCAATTGGCAATACTGAGCAAACTTTGTGACTAAGTAGGCAAAACCACCGTCAATAAACAGAAAAATCATGAGCAACCATTCAAGAAATGCTGAAGTTAAAGCTGATGTTATACTAATAGGAcctttaatttttcctttaataaaGGTCCCCTTCACGTCCATATTTGTGCAATGGTAGAATAATAATTGAACACAGCTAAAAAATTTGAAACTTACGCACAACGAAATCTGTGATGAACCCTGAAATGAAACAGTAAAATGATATGTCAAGAAAACACAAACAGACTTCATATGCATGTGATTCAATTAAACTTGcacaaaaaaaataaccatTTTTTATCAAGAATTCAATTACAGAACATTATAACAATTTTCATGTGTCACCCAAATTCTGCTGAACCACAAACACTAGATTTGCAAGTCACTATCATTAATATTCATACAACTACAGCATGAACTCGAAGCTTCTGCTTTTACATATCATACTACGTACTCCtattgtttgtcttactttgctttttagtctgttttaaaaaaaatatgactttacttttttggcaactctttaattttaattttttagatgtcaTGTTAAAAAACCACAAAATTAAAGGACATTTCAGTACATTCTACGCGTTTTTAGTTTAAGATCACAACATTAAAAAGTTTCTtttttactatctcaaaactCTGTGTCAAGTCCAAACAgagaaacggagggagtagtaACTTTTACTCCCATCTTTACTTTCCAAACCAAAAGGAAAAGGATCAGGGAAGAACTAAACTAAAAAAAACTTCTACTGGGGTTTATTTTAACATAACAAAATAATCAAATCACATACTTTTAAGTCTAATATATCCCCTAAAAAGCAACTCAATTGATCAAATCAATCCAAGTCAAAACCCCAGTTCTCAAACAAGATCCAAAACCCAAAAACACAAACAGAATTTGCAATAGACATCAAAAGAAACTCAACAAACAGTCCAAGGAAATCCTATAGAGCACATAAAAAAACAATCTTTTTTTCCAAGAACATAATCACCAACATAAGAAACGAGAAAAAAAGATCCTATGCACATATATAGCAGCAacttcaagaaaagaaaaaaaaagaaggaaagcaACAGATCATAATCACCAACATGAGAAACAGAAAAATACCTTAAGAGGAAAGACCTTTTTACTCTGAAAGAAAATTCCAAAAAGTCTCAAACGAAAAAAATTTGGAGATATCagacacaatatatatatatatatatagtgtgttTATGTTAATGTATTTACTTCAATACTACTATAATTAATCGTTAAACATAGAGTTTGAACGTTTCCGTCAGAAATGCACGCTGTTTTCAACTgtgaaataaaaatacataGACATCCCATAAGTATTCAGTAGTTCTATTTTAGTACCCGTCTTTTAATAGTATTTGGCTAGTTTACTTTCTTTTCTTGACTATTACATACTTAACTTGTGTTTGAACATGTGATATGATACTATCATTTGATCAGTGTGTCAAGTTAAACACGATGGAGGTAGCATCTAGTTAGTCATTTTATTGGTATCgtaaaaaattctttttaggAGGATTCTCCATCTAATGTCTTATATCTGTATTGAAATTTGATTAATTCAATTTTCCATCGTGTAAGGCTCATTTAGGAGAAGTGCTatctaggggtgtacatggaccggattggttcgaattttttacaaaccaaaccaaaccatttgtgtcgggttattaaatctataaaccaaaccaaactaataaaagtcgggtttttcgatatcaatttttctcgggttttttgggttttttcagatttttttgggtttctcatagtatctaataaaaagcacagagcagtgcttcttaaaaagagttctagtacaaaacatctaacatataagatggaggcacaacactgtttgaagttttaactttataatataactttataagataagttttttttgtatattatttagataggctactcaagtccaaatctaaatgtaagaaagaaaacaaaaattatgaaaaaattttaaaaaatatttataaattacattttaataaatatttttatgtataacataatttaaaagtagtatatctataatcgggtcggtttgggttcggtttgactttttttagttaaaaccaaaccaaccctataatggtcgggttttttttcaaacaccaaatcaagtcaaaccaaatcactagtcggtttttttttccgatttggttcgatttgtcgatttgatgcggtttatcggtttgtgtTGTACAGCCCTAGTGCTATCTATCAACATTTCTCTATATTCAAAGCTAAAAATTTGagacttttaattaaaaaagagaGAGTTTAAAagtcatattatatatatatacacactcttatgaaatgatattttgaaagtAAAGCTAAACACGTATAAAAACACATGTGAATTCATTTCTTTccatgattatttttttgtgaaacACTACTCATCTCTTTTCTCTTTACGATCATTGCTATACAGTAAATTAATCatgaaatttaataaaaatatattactgCATCTCGTGGATAAACAATATTGAGTATCAAAATTCGACATGGATATAGTAGTttgttaataaaattaaaagagtACGAAAATTTTTAATAGCTCAATTGGTTAGGTTTTTTAACTTCGACTTTATTGGTGAGagtttaattaaaattaaaagtgtAGCTAGAAATATTAGTAAATTAATTTTGAGGGGGGAAAAGTGcaacatataaataaaagagaGGTGTAATTtagaatttggagaagaaggCGACAGTCTTTTCCAATTTCAAGTATTACAATTGGGCGGCTACCGAAAGGTGGCCCATATCCAATCCACCCATTACCAATGTGTCTTacccaaaaatcaaaaaaagtgACGCCTTTACAACATATGAAATCAAAGATTCTTCACTCTCGTTTGTtttattcaaaaagaaaaaaaagaggaaaaattaTTGGTTTTGGTTGCCAATTGCCATATTATTCAAAAACATGTATCAATCAATATagacatgaaaatatttattaagatCTAAATATTGAGTAattaagataatttattttttcaacacttacatatatatatatatatatatataaaaaatatttatgaataaataaatataaaatttaaataaaatactaataataatgatggaCCATAGTAGTGATTAACAATAATATTGATAATGAAAGTTGATGGTGCTAGGTGATAATTTTAGTGTATGATAATGATAGCTAATGGTGATAATGAATAATAATGATGGTGATTGTCGATAGTAATTTATTGATTGTTGTAGCAATTGATGTTAGTGATGATGGTAAATAGAAGCTACTAATAAAGACATATGGTCTCATTGTTTGCACTTAATGGAGGTTTGAGTGTTAATTATTCAGATTCAACTAATTAAgtgtgtttgaattttaggtctaaattttgtttcttttaaatGCCTCTTAATGGATCTGAATGAATCAAATCTGTAGGAGAATTTTAACAGCATTCAAACTTATTTAATAGCTTTAAAATAATCAAGTGtcgcttctctctctctctttgcgCGGCTTGCTCTCTATGGCTACCAaccttcttcctctttttttcaatcaaatatcaatttcTTTCTCTTAAACTGTTaagttttcataatttttacaattatttttttatatattaacaaTTTTTTGAGGTGTATTAATGTTTGTCAAGAACTCTTATTGCAATAATATTTTCGTGCACATTGATGTTTATCAAGAACTTAAGACTTAACTTGTGAGTGAAAAAATATTAGCCATGAGTAAAAACAACAACCATGTATACATATTTGAGGTCTTttgttaaatttttattttaggcCACTAATTTTATTGAGGCTCTTTGATCATCAACCTTGTGAGGTTacactaaatatattattgttgttgaacTATGTATATGTTTGgggtattttattaaaattttattttaggctactaattttattgatacaTTTTTATCATCAAATCTGCTTGTATGATCAAATCCGTTTTAAAATTACAgtagatatattattattgctGAATTATGTATATACTTGAGGTCTCTTGTTAAAAAATTGTTAATTTTATTGAGAAGATGTTTGGGAGTTATTGATTAAAGAAAGACACTTAGCTTTGAAGAATGTAAGAAAAATTAGATTGACTTACGGGAATAACCATTATACAATAcaattattagtatattttgtgAAATTGACAATTAcaaaaaaagtatgaatgaagCTAGAGGTTCACAAGTCAGAGAATTGGATTAAGGTCatcgaaaaaaaattgaattttttaatttttttaattagctAGAATATATGTTAGACATTGATAATGTGAAACCTTCTTTATACATGATTAGTTggataaatttttttatgaaaagatGTTTATGttgaattctttaaaaaattcatgTTACAATACTTTTTATATTgatatatcatttttatttttatatcctttaaTTGATATAATGTTTAATTTCATATGCtcattcaaattttgaaaacaaaCAGTCTTAATTATTCGTCTAgagaccatatcttaatatttagaTGTATATTCAGATCTAGACATGTAGATCTTAATGCaaatcttaatattcagatgttTATTTAGATTCAAACGTTTTAATCTTAATGAAACAAATGAGCCGTAATCTACCTTATATCAAAATGTATAGAGAATTTATGTAGAGTGATCTTTACTGCGAATAATTGTTTGTTTTATGTATGAAAATGTTGTCAATATTTATCTGAAGGCTTTTGAAAAAGCttgtaatattattaataagaaAACAATGTATGAATTTTGTATGTGTCgagatattatattaatttctcCAATTTCATGATGTGTAAAAAGAacgataaatatttttgttatattttaccGCATATGCAATATTTATTAATGTTATTCTTGTCATGGTGTGTAAAAAGATTGATAAAATTAATAAGAATTTCTGTAGAGTGATATGGAATAGTATTTGCAAAACATAATTGGTTTGAAAATTAAAGTGTAAAGAAATCAATTTTATgatgcttgaaaattttgatttcaaaCTGGTTACTAATTCCAATTATCTTTTGGCTAATATAACTAGAAGATTTTCAAAATCGAAACATTTCCAATTGGATACTTAGGGAAAATACTTTCTGCTTGATTGATGGTTCTAATGATGGAAGATTTATTTACAGACTACAGTCCACTATAAATGTTATTCAGTtattcaatttaaaatattaaaaggtCAAAAAAATTGAGTATAATTTTTAATAAGAGAAACAACTTTCGTTAGCCAATAATGATAAATTTGGGGCAACTGACTAATAACGAAGTCACGAGCAGGACATTCTTGAAACAGAGGTAAAATTCCTATATATCCAACACATTAAGGATATAattgcctttttttttctttttatttgtattttaattatattttcacaAACATTGTTTAAAGAGATTCGTGgctaaagttgattttttttgtgaaaatcAAGGTGGAATTTTGATTTAatggtattttttttaaaaaaataatttttcatcgaTTGTCTTCGTATTTAAACTTTAACTATATTTAAGTTACGTACTCAGGATTCATTTGAAAGGTGACACTTTCAATAAACATTTAagggtgaatttttttttctatttaagtcttctcaatattttttatatcttagtctagaaaaaattaaacaaagtgGAAAATTCCTCCAGGAATGATGATGAGTTCATTTCTTCCccaagagaaagttgaaaagCATGATGACGATGCATATAAGTGTTgacattattttataaattgtcTATTggatattttcttattattattatgatagaactcatgcaaataaaatttgaatttttttggagaaTAAATATGATATCAAAAAAGCAAAAACGAAAAAACATGTCAACACAAATTTTTTCGTATTTAAATGTAGTTGACAACAAGTCAATAGTAAACCAAACTTAATACTTCATAATGATAATTGAAAGAACTCAAATCTAAGATATCAAAATTAGAAATAATCTTATTGTTTTGTGGCATTATAAATAAACTCCAACTTCATGaaagaaatttcaaaaaattatgtgtTGTACACATTAAAATGGCAAGTAAGCAAATATTCTTAATTATTTAGTATTCATATCTTAATACATCTTTAATATTCAAATATACATTTAAATCCACACATCTTAATTTTAATATACattttaatattcaaatcaatattaaaattcaaatatcttaattttaataaaaataaattagacctTAGTATAGAAACTATAATAGAGTTTTTTGCCAGTTGTCCCATTTTAGAACAACTGTTTAGTAAattacccttttttttttttaaaaaaaagctcTTGGAACTTATACATCTTTTTAGATCGTAAACTAAATTCATTTTTGAGTAAATTGAAAATTGTAAGAGAAACATTAAatcacaatataattttttataaatattagatGATAATCTAATTTTGTGTTAATCCCAACTTATAAAAATAGGGACATTATCTTAAATAGTGAACTAAAAAGAGGACTTGTATAATAAATCAGCCAATATCCAACTtaacattaaaaaataaaaaaagaagggaagaatataaaaaaaaaaaaagttcaaaaacCAATGAATAATGTCCTTTTTTGAGGGTGTAGggacaaaaagaagaaaatagagaaaatataaaaaaagaaaaagagggtAATATGGTAAGTACGAAATAGAAAAGGAGAAGAGGGGTGTCCCATTATGACCTAAATACCCATCGTTCTCAACGTTAGCCCTTATTTCTGTAATTCTTCGCAATAGCAAACCCCCAATTCTCTTTTGCCCTTCAAATATCTTCAGCCTCCTTCCTTCCCTTCCTTGCCCTTCCACTCTTTTTCGATTTTCCCATTTCTCTCCTTcccttcttctctctctctcttcctcAACCAACACTCCTCTTTTACCCGCCATATTCAAATTTTTCCAGACCCATTTGCTTAGAACCCATTTTTCTCGATCCTTACGTTTGTTTTGATCAATTTCGGCTGAAATATGAGATGGGTTCTGATGGGTTTTGTGTTTCCTGGTGTTTTGATTGGAAAAGGTGGAATCTTGGAGTTTTAGTTCTGTTGGGTTTTAGGGCTGTTCCACAAGTCTCGATCGTGATTTGACTTCTGGTGCTCTCTTAATTTATGGTGAGTTTTTGGTGTTTTATTTGGGTTTGTGGTTTCTGCCGTGATGGGTCTATCCTTTACTATGTTGTTTGTTTGTTGTAGGGATTCGTacagtttatttttattgagaCTTGTTCGTTTAATTCGTTCTTGTGGCTACTATTCATGGAGTTTGATCAGTGCGTTGGACTAAATAGTGTTGGGAGCAGGTCAGACTGTATTCCATTAACGTTTTTGGCTTTGATTTATGcccccccttttttttcccCCGTTCTGGTTTGGAATACTGATGATAGGTTTAGGTTATTGTGCTTACTTCTCTCTCGTTCAATATTCCAAATCACGAATTATGTTTTGAAGCAGGCCATAGTGAAGTCACCTGAAGCAAAAAAGTAGGTTTGGTATTTGTTAGTCGTTAGCTGATTCTTTGTCCTCAAAGTTGGTAATTCATCAAGTGAGAAGAGAGTTTGATTTTTCCTTGGTACATTTGCAAAGTTTGGTGTCTACATATTTCTCAGAGTGGGTGGTAGAACAGTCTATTGATTGAAATAGCTACTTTTGCAAAGACGAATGGCGAACCATGAGTTGATCCTTGGCCAAAATAATGCCTTAGCTGTTGATGGCGAGAACCAGGAAATTGTGTTTGACCACACTCATGGTATGGGCATAAGCCAGAACCACGAACTGGAACTAGCACAGAACCATAACCACGAATTGGAACTAGCCCAGAACCATAACCACGAACTGGAACTAGTGCAGAACCATAACCACGAACACGAGATAGGCTTAGGGCAGAGCCAAGATCATGAAGGGAATCACGAGCATGAGTATGAACACGAGAATGGTTTACCTATGGAGCAGAAGCCCGAGCATGAAAACCAGGAGTTGCCTAACGAAAACAATGAGTTAGATATTTCTGAACAAGATGAGTTAGGGATCGAGGAAAACCAAGAACTTGATGATAACCTGGAATTAGCTGTGGTTGAGCGTCATGATATGGGTATTGAACCTACACATGAATATGAACTCCATGATGGCCAGATGGTTCTTGCTTCATCAGCTCATGTACTTCAGGCTCGAACTATGTCAGCAACACCTGATTATGAGTTACATGTGGGACAAGAATTCCCTGATGTCAAAAGCTGCCGAAGGGCCCTACGTGACACGGCCATTGCTCTTCACTTCGAGATTCAGACCATAAAATCTGATAAAACTCGTTTTACTGCTAAATGTGCCAGTGATGACTGCCCTTGGCGCATTCATGCTGCGAAACTTCCTGGTGTACCCACGTTCACAATCAGAACAATTCATGACAACCATACATGTGGAGGCATCGCGCATCTAGGCCATCAGCAAGCCTCAGTTCAGTGGGTGGCCAACTCTGTGGAGCAACGGCTTCGGGAAAACCCAAATTGCAAGCCAAAAGAGATCCTTGAAGAAATTCACCGGGTTCATGGAATCACCCTGTCGTACAAGCAAGCTTGGCGTGGAAAGGAACGAATTATGGCTGCTATGCGCGGTTCCTTTGAAGAAGGTTATCGCCTTCTTCCTCAGTACTGTGAACAAGTTAAAAGGACCAATCCAGGGAGTATAGCATCAGTTTATGCAAGCCCTGCCGATAATTGCTTTCAGCGGCTTTTTATATCATTTCAGGCTTCTATTTTTGGTTTTCTAAATGCTTGTCGCCCTCTTCTTGGGCTTGATCGGACGTTCTTGAAAAGTAAATACCTCGGTACTTTACTTTTAGCTACTGGTTTTGATGGTGATGGCGGTCTTTTTCCTCTAGCATTTGGTGTTGTTGATGAGGAGAATGATGATAACTGGATGTGGTTTCTCTCTGAACTTCATACCTTGCTAGAGGTCAATACAGAGAACATGCCAAGACTTACCATCTTGTCTGACAGGCAGA
This window encodes:
- the LOC129886351 gene encoding uncharacterized protein LOC129886351 → MANHELILGQNNALAVDGENQEIVFDHTHGMGISQNHELELAQNHNHELELAQNHNHELELVQNHNHEHEIGLGQSQDHEGNHEHEYEHENGLPMEQKPEHENQELPNENNELDISEQDELGIEENQELDDNLELAVVERHDMGIEPTHEYELHDGQMVLASSAHVLQARTMSATPDYELHVGQEFPDVKSCRRALRDTAIALHFEIQTIKSDKTRFTAKCASDDCPWRIHAAKLPGVPTFTIRTIHDNHTCGGIAHLGHQQASVQWVANSVEQRLRENPNCKPKEILEEIHRVHGITLSYKQAWRGKERIMAAMRGSFEEGYRLLPQYCEQVKRTNPGSIASVYASPADNCFQRLFISFQASIFGFLNACRPLLGLDRTFLKSKYLGTLLLATGFDGDGGLFPLAFGVVDEENDDNWMWFLSELHTLLEVNTENMPRLTILSDRQKGIIDGVEANFPTAFHGFCMRHLSESFRKEFNNTMLVNLLWEAAHALTIIEFEAKILEIEEISQDAAYWIRRIPARLWATAYFEGTRFGHLTANIVEQLNNWILEASGLPIIQMMECIRRQLMTWFNERRETSMQWTSILVPTAEMRVADALERARTYQVLRANEAEFEVISHEGTNIVDIRNRRCLCQGWQLYGLPCAHAVAALLSCRQNVHRFTESCFTVATYRKTYSQTIHPIPDKSLWREMTEGDPDAAQAVEIIINPPKSLRPPGRPRKKRVRAEDRGRVKRVVHCSRCNQTGHFRTTCAAPI